DNA sequence from the Kineococcus endophyticus genome:
CCGCTCGCCACGTTCGCCGAACCGCACACCTACGACCTGTGCGCCGTCCACGCCGAGCGCCTGACGGCCCCCCGCGGCTGGGAGGTCGTCCGCCTCGCCCCGGAGCTGCTCGAGGCGGCCAAGCACCACGACGACCTCGACGCGCTCGTGGACGCCGTCCGCGACCGTCCCCTCGCCGGCCGCGGCGCCCGGGCCATCGACCCCGACGCCCCCGCGGTCCGCCGCGGGCACCTGCGGGTC
Encoded proteins:
- a CDS encoding DUF3499 domain-containing protein, encoding MTTRTPGTNASRPGAGRSTAPSARRCSRTACGGTAVATLTYVYSDSTAVLGPLATFAEPHTYDLCAVHAERLTAPRGWEVVRLAPELLEAAKHHDDLDALVDAVRDRPLAGRGARAIDPDAPAVRRGHLRVIGDRDQV